The following proteins come from a genomic window of Rhodospirillales bacterium:
- a CDS encoding alpha/beta hydrolase, whose product MAVRTIPEPNDAATVELADGGTILLRRHGNPDGARIVLSHGSSFSADAYFPFWSLLLRDYDVVVYDLRNHGLNPLGDLGSHHMPMMVWDNLRVVRAIDRHFGPKPKIGIYHSVSAAIAVFQAVEESSFAGLVLFDPPVCPPGLPEARERAIRLTGARMSERAATRQGAFEHWEDLAETYKNSPVFELVRHEDIDLLARTTLRRSKAGFELCCPPAYEAKLFEQMYKWALAIDIFTFDFPLKVIGGDPLAKFSFLPTVSLEQIELLDYDFVPDTTHLLQLEQPAVCAELAIEFLKQSKLV is encoded by the coding sequence ATGGCTGTCCGGACGATCCCCGAGCCCAATGACGCAGCGACAGTCGAACTTGCGGATGGAGGCACGATCCTGCTGCGACGCCACGGCAATCCGGACGGCGCGCGCATCGTGCTTAGCCACGGCAGCAGCTTTTCCGCGGACGCGTATTTCCCGTTCTGGTCGCTCTTGCTTCGAGACTACGATGTCGTCGTCTACGATCTTCGAAACCACGGATTGAACCCGCTGGGCGATCTTGGCAGCCATCACATGCCAATGATGGTCTGGGACAACCTTCGTGTTGTCCGTGCCATCGATCGGCACTTTGGCCCGAAGCCCAAGATCGGCATTTACCACTCGGTCTCGGCCGCCATCGCGGTCTTTCAGGCGGTCGAGGAAAGCAGCTTCGCGGGCCTGGTCCTGTTCGATCCGCCGGTTTGTCCACCCGGCCTGCCGGAAGCGCGGGAGCGGGCCATCCGCCTAACCGGTGCCCGGATGTCGGAGCGGGCAGCCACGCGACAAGGCGCCTTCGAGCACTGGGAGGACCTGGCGGAGACCTACAAGAATTCTCCCGTGTTTGAACTGGTGCGGCACGAAGACATCGACCTCCTGGCGAGAACGACGCTGCGGCGCAGCAAGGCAGGTTTCGAACTCTGCTGTCCACCGGCGTACGAGGCCAAGCTGTTCGAACAAATGTACAAATGGGCACTGGCGATCGACATCTTCACGTTCGACTTTCCGCTCAAGGTGATCGGTGGGGACCCCTTGGCCAAGTTCTCGTTTCTGCCGACCGTCAGCCTCGAGCAAATCGAACTGCTGGACTACGATTTCGTGCCCGATACGACTCACCTGCTCCAGCTTGAGCAGCCGGCCGTGTGCGCCGAACTTGCGATTGAATTCCTGAAGCAGTCGAAGCTCGTCTGA
- a CDS encoding MoxR family ATPase, giving the protein MIEPGTEIDPWRDRALQLDASANQIMVGQQRAVRLLLLATFARGHVLLEGDVGVGKTTLLQTLARGIGGAFERIEGTVDLMPSDLLYYTYVTQDGQPRVEAGPLLKHGPDLSIFFFNEINRARPQVHSLMLRAMAERHVNAFNTEHQFPHLQVFADRNRVEREETFEIPAAVRDRFFMEITIEMPDDPALLRDLMVDTRYHDVGALINEMEPATVPFHELNDVAARIQASVGTSETLLRYALDLCAATRNPAAFGIELAGVTAAELVQAGASPRGMSMLLRAARVAAWLAGRSEVVPEDIHTVFEPAIAHRIFFNPIYEMRRSEIAGPFTSAILEAVASP; this is encoded by the coding sequence ATGATCGAACCTGGAACCGAGATCGACCCATGGCGCGATCGGGCACTGCAGCTCGATGCCAGTGCCAATCAGATCATGGTCGGGCAGCAGCGGGCCGTACGCCTGTTGCTGCTCGCGACCTTTGCACGCGGCCATGTCCTGCTCGAAGGGGACGTGGGCGTGGGCAAGACGACGCTCCTCCAGACCCTCGCTCGCGGAATCGGCGGTGCATTCGAGCGCATCGAAGGCACCGTCGACCTGATGCCGAGCGATCTCCTTTACTACACCTACGTCACCCAGGACGGCCAGCCACGCGTCGAAGCCGGTCCGCTGCTCAAGCATGGCCCCGACCTCTCCATCTTCTTCTTCAACGAGATCAACCGGGCCCGGCCGCAGGTTCACTCGCTCATGCTTCGAGCGATGGCGGAGCGCCACGTGAACGCCTTCAACACCGAGCACCAGTTTCCCCACCTGCAGGTCTTCGCCGATCGCAACCGCGTCGAGCGCGAAGAGACGTTCGAGATCCCGGCAGCCGTGCGCGACCGCTTCTTCATGGAAATCACCATCGAGATGCCGGATGACCCGGCGCTGCTCCGTGATCTCATGGTCGACACCCGGTACCACGACGTGGGCGCGCTGATCAACGAGATGGAGCCGGCAACCGTACCGTTTCACGAGCTCAACGACGTGGCCGCGCGCATCCAAGCGTCGGTCGGAACGTCCGAGACGCTGCTGCGCTATGCGCTCGACCTCTGCGCCGCGACCCGCAACCCGGCGGCGTTCGGCATCGAGCTTGCGGGCGTGACCGCTGCCGAACTCGTCCAGGCAGGGGCGAGTCCCCGCGGCATGAGCATGCTGCTGCGGGCGGCTCGGGTAGCCGCGTGGCTGGCCGGACGGTCGGAGGTCGTCCCTGAAGACATTCACACGGTGTTCGAACCGGCGATCGCGCACCGCATCTTCTTCAATCCGATTTACGAGATGCGCCGGTCGGAGATCGCGGGACCGTTCACGTCGGCAATCCTGGAAGCCGTCGCGTCGCCATGA
- a CDS encoding VWA domain-containing protein, which translates to MFGITLGVVHGWPLALLPLAVLPFFRSVTSAVPYSWLGLLLPDPVSRWTDHLLRAIGSLAIISLVLAASGLHRSAYEVERLGHGAHMVLLVDRSTSMDQPFARRTAASATNQGRYRPKGEVARELLSKFVAERRNDLFGMVVFSSFPIPVLRPTDRHAVVHASIAAGDVGRGLAETNIGAALEQALDYFEGEPYTGARIVVLVSDGAGEISQTPRLRIAHRMQRLRASLYWIYIRSERGPTILATSEPGDDAAALRMTPERALHKFFSSLGSSYRAYTAENPEDLERAIADVNRLQNLPVRYLETIARRDLTSACLAAALACLVLLVGAKLSERSAW; encoded by the coding sequence ATGTTCGGGATCACGCTTGGAGTGGTGCACGGCTGGCCGCTGGCGCTCCTTCCGCTCGCGGTGCTCCCTTTCTTCCGGTCAGTCACATCGGCCGTGCCGTACTCGTGGCTTGGGCTGCTGCTGCCCGATCCCGTCTCCCGCTGGACCGACCATCTCCTCCGCGCGATCGGAAGCCTCGCGATCATTTCGCTGGTGCTCGCGGCAAGCGGCTTGCACCGGTCCGCATACGAGGTCGAGCGGCTCGGCCACGGGGCGCACATGGTGCTGCTGGTCGACCGGAGCACCAGCATGGACCAGCCGTTTGCACGCAGGACCGCCGCAAGCGCGACGAACCAAGGGAGATACCGGCCCAAAGGGGAGGTAGCGCGCGAACTCCTGTCAAAGTTCGTCGCCGAACGGCGCAACGACCTGTTCGGGATGGTCGTGTTCAGCTCCTTTCCGATCCCGGTGCTTCGACCCACCGATCGCCACGCGGTCGTGCACGCGTCGATCGCCGCGGGCGACGTGGGACGCGGGCTCGCCGAAACCAACATCGGGGCCGCGCTGGAGCAGGCGCTCGATTACTTCGAGGGCGAGCCGTATACCGGGGCGCGGATCGTGGTGCTGGTCTCCGACGGCGCAGGGGAGATTTCACAAACCCCGAGGCTCCGCATCGCCCATCGGATGCAGCGGTTGCGTGCATCCCTGTACTGGATCTACATCCGATCCGAACGGGGGCCGACGATCCTTGCCACGTCCGAACCGGGCGATGACGCCGCGGCCTTGCGGATGACGCCGGAGCGTGCGCTGCACAAGTTCTTCTCCAGCCTGGGCAGCTCGTACCGGGCCTATACGGCCGAGAACCCGGAGGATCTCGAGAGGGCGATTGCCGACGTGAACCGCCTGCAGAACCTTCCCGTGCGTTACCTGGAGACCATCGCCAGGCGGGATCTCACGTCCGCGTGCCTTGCAGCCGCCCTGGCGTGCCTCGTCCTGCTGGTCGGGGCGAAACTCTCGGAACGGTCGGCATGGTAG